In Paenibacillus durus, the DNA window TTGAATCTTAATTGCGGCCGGCTTCGTATCGCCGACTTCCGCCAGATCATCCAGCGTGTATTCCACAAGCGCCTTGAAGTTATTGGAGGAGGTCGTCGCGCCGCTGACCGCGTCCACGGAACCGATCGACTGCTTCTCTACAAGCTGCTTCTCCAACTCTTCCGTATATTTTGCCGGATAGGTCTTGTTCTTGGCTTCCATCGCAGTCTTGTATCCGGCGTCTTCCGTCTTCAGCTGTCCGGCTTCGTTCACATAGTCGAACTGTACGCTTGCGATCTTGTGGTCCTTAATCTCCAGATCGATCTGCGGCTTCCAGCCGTGGGCGTCGAAGGCGTCGGCGGCTGCTTTGTACGTGCCGTCCTCATACAGCGGAACGATCGCCGCCGCCGTGTCTCCGGCTTCCGCTTTGACGAGAGCGGCGGCGGCAAGCTCATTGAAGTTTCTGGACGAATGCGTCGCGCCGGAAACCGCATCGACCTTGGCAGCGTCCTGAGAGGTTACCAGCTCTTGACCCAGCTTGTCGAAGGCTTCGCGGGGCGTGAATTTATTGGCTTCCGAGAATCCTTTGATATAGGCTTCGTTCTTGCTTCTGAGCTCGCCTGCTTCGTTGATGTAATCATAGTATACCTTCTCGACTTTGCCTCCGGTCACAGTCACTTCCACATAAGCCTTCCAGTTTCTCACATCGCTGCGGTCATACTCGGCTTTGTAGACTCCATCTTTAAAAGTACCCGCAGCGGGCGATGCGGAAGATTCTGCCGTACTGGTCGCCGCTGCCGTCGGTTCGCTGCTCGGGCTTGCTGTCGCAGCCGAGTTGTTATTCGAATTGCCGCAGGCTATCAGGATAAGCGTCAGCATCAGAAGAAGCAGAGATAAGTTCTTTGTGTTTTTCATTCCATAACCCCCAGTTATGTTATTTTTTTCACATCCTAATTTTAACATTCAGGGGCCTTATCGTGTATTTTTTTGCATATTTCAGCTAAAAAAGCAGTAGGTTCCGTTCGAAATGAAGCCATAATTGCAAACTCATGATTATTATTTCATGCAAGAAGAACGGCTGTACCGCCCTTTAAAGGCGGCGTCCGTTAAACAAAAAGCTGTCTCCGGGTCGCTCTCAGCGGCTTCCGGGACAGCCTTATACTACTTCCGCCGTTTTGGCTGACGGGATACAAGCCTAACCAAATCCAGCGTCAGAACAGGGAGCGACAGGGAGACGGGATAAGCCAAGTAGCGGGGTTCCCATTCCGGCGAAAATTTTTCTTTATAGCGGCGCAGGCCCAAGAATCCATACCAATGTCCTCCGTGCTTGAACACGACATGGGCCATTTTCTCTTCGCGAAGAGCGCCCGCATTCCGCCCTACGCTGGACAGAGGCGCGTTGCCAAGATTATACCTCTCGTATCCCTGAGCCTTGGCCCATTCCAGCATGGAAATAAACAGGAAATCCATCGTTCCGTTCGGACTTTTCAGGCGGTGGCGCATCAGGTCGATTGAAATGGTAACTCCGCCATCATAGCCCGGAGCAAGCGAGGCGAAGGCGATAACAGCGCCCCCGGCATTCCGAAGGAGGGCAATCGGTGCAAGCTGCAGATAGGATTCATCAAACCACCCGAGCGAAAACCCTTTTTCCGCCCGGCCTCTCAGCCATTCCTCCGAAATCGAACGAAGTTCTTTCAGCAGCTCCGCCGCAAACGGAGGCTCCGCCATCTCGAACTTGCAGCCTTCGCGGACAAACCGGTTGCTAACGCTTCGCAAATCGCTGTTCCCCTTGCCGCTTAAGGTGAACTTCTCCAGCGGAACCAGCGCCTCCTCGCCGAGCTTAAAGAAATGGTAGCCCTGCTCATGGTAAATCGGCAAGTAGTCAGGCGTCGCTTGGTAGAAGACA includes these proteins:
- a CDS encoding FMN-binding protein, yielding MKNTKNLSLLLLMLTLILIACGNSNNNSAATASPSSEPTAAATSTAESSASPAAGTFKDGVYKAEYDRSDVRNWKAYVEVTVTGGKVEKVYYDYINEAGELRSKNEAYIKGFSEANKFTPREAFDKLGQELVTSQDAAKVDAVSGATHSSRNFNELAAAALVKAEAGDTAAAIVPLYEDGTYKAAADAFDAHGWKPQIDLEIKDHKIASVQFDYVNEAGQLKTEDAGYKTAMEAKNKTYPAKYTEELEKQLVEKQSIGSVDAVSGATTSSNNFKALVEYTLDDLAEVGDTKPAAIKIQE